The Macaca mulatta isolate MMU2019108-1 chromosome 19, T2T-MMU8v2.0, whole genome shotgun sequence sequence gccctctcttctctcctctcctcctcttcttcctcctcctcctgcttgttttccttttcttcctcttcctgatTCAGGCTGAGGCCATGaccttcctcctcatcctcctcatcTTCCTGGTCCGGGCTGCCATGGTGGGTGCCTTTCGCTCCCTGCTCTGAACTTTCATCATCTTCCTCATGGGAGCCGGgatcctcttccttctccttttcctcctcagaATCATCCTCCCTCAAATGGCTTCTATCCTTGACTACTGTGTGTCCTGGGGGGTGATGACTCATCTCTTTGATGGACCCTCTTTGACCATGGccagtttctccatcttggtGGCTTTGCCTGTGGTTGGGGACCTGGTGGGCAAGCTCAGCGGACacctcctcatcttcctccctGGGGACtctgtggtggtgatggtgagggACGTCTGTTTTATACTCATCTTGGAAGTCCTCTTCCTCACTCTTGTGGCCTTGAGGTTGGTGGCTTGCAACACGGTGGCTGAACTGGACTGTgatctcctcttcttcctcttcctcatctaCAAGGCCATGGTGGACACGTTGGGGACCCTGGTGCCAATGTTCAGTGGACACATCCTCATCTTCTTCCTCGTCTCTGTGGCCTTGGTGCCTGTGGTCAGGGACATGATTGTTGTGTTCACCTGAGACAGGCTCATCCTTTTCCTTTCTGTGGTCTTGGTGCCTGTGGGCCTGGTGTCCATACTCAGTGgagacatcatcatcatcatcatcttcttctttGTGGCCTCGGTGTCTGTGGCTGGGGCCGTGATGGTGGTGTCCATCTGAGACATCCTCATCCTCTTCACTCCCGTGGCCTCGGTGCCTGTGGGCCTGGTGTCCATACTCAGTGgtgacatcatcatcatcatcgtcatcttCTTCGTGGCCTTGGTACCTGTGGCTTGGGCCATGATGATGGTGTCCATCTGAGACATCCTCATCCTCTTCACTCCCGTGGCCTCGGTGCCTGTGGGCCTGGTGCCTATACTCAGTGgagacatcatcatcatcatcatcatcatcatcatcatcatcatcatcgtcatcttCTTCGTGGCCTTGGTGCCTGTGGCTGGGGCCATGATGGTGGTGTCCATCTGAGACATCCTCATCCTCTTCACTCCTGTGGCCTCGGTGCCTGTGGGCCTGGTGTCCATACTCAGTGgagacatcatcatcatcatcttcttcttctttgtggCCTTGGTGCCTGTGGCTGGGGCCATGATGGTGGTGTCCATCTGAGACATCCTCATCCTCTTCACTCCTGTGGCCTCGGTGCCTGTGGGCCTGGTGTCCATACTCAGTGgagacatcatcatcatcatcgtcatcttCTTCGTGGCCTTGGTGCCTGTGGCTGGGGCCATGATGGTGGTGTCCATCTGAGACATCCTCATCCTCTTCACTCCTGTGGTCTCGGTGCCTGTAGGCCTGGTGCCTATACTCAGTGGagacctcctcttcctcctcctcctcctcgtcctcttCTCCTTCATCATCTTCCCCATCATGGCCTCGGTGTCCATGCCTGAGGATATGATGGCGATGCTCACTGGACACAACTTCGTCCTCATCCTCGTCTTGATGGCTGTGGCTCCTGTGGCTGGGGAGGTGGTGCCTGTGCTCAGCTGAGTCTTCCGTGTCTTCACTCCCGTGGCCTCTGTGCCCACGGGCCTGCCCACCATGCTGTGCAAAGACCTCCTCACCTGAGACATCCTCGTCTCCAACCTCATGGTCTTGGGACCTGTGGCCTGGGAGTAGGTGCTCATATTCCTTGGGGACGTCTTCATCCTCCTTGTCACGGTCTGGGTGGCTCCAGAAATGATGTCCATTCTCTGTGGAAACATCCTTGTTCCCATCTGGATGGTTTCTCGGGCTGTGGAGGTGGTGGCCAAGCTCTGCCGATGCCTCCTGGGAGAGCCCGGTGACTCCGGCGTTGTTGTTCCAGTTGCTGAAGCCCAGCCCGGCCCCTCTCAGCTGCTGGGTCATGGCCGGGGGGAGGAGCAGGCTGGCCACCCCAGCCCAGAGGACAGCAGTGTGCAGCCATGGCCTACGGTGGCCCATGGGGACGGACAGGCAGCACTGACTCCAGCTGCCTCTGCGGCGAGGTGGACGAATGTTGGGGTCTTTGTCCCTTTGGGGtcagtctctttttttctccGTGTCTCTCCTTTGCTTTGTCCTTTCGGTCTCTGTCCACCTTCCTCTGGTCCTTGCTGCCTGGCTCTGGACACCCCTCTGAGGCTGTCCCCGGAGCCCCCTGACCCCCCTCTGGGGCCCTCCCTCCCCATTCCCCAGCCAATAGGgtctttcccctcccctctctccggCTAAATTTACTCTCAGCCCTGAGTTATTCTGGGTCAGTCCCCGCCTGCcgcctcctgctcctcctcctcccagctggGGAGGCGACCAGTGAGGGGTCTCTCCCTGGCCAGGAGATGGGGGCCAAGGGACTTGACTTTGACCTACCAACAAGCTCATGTTTGGCAGCTGCAAAGAAAAAGGCTAGACTTTTAGCAGGTTTTTGGGGGAGCCTGGGGCACCTGGGGGAGGCAGAAGAGACTTATCAGAGGGGAGAGGCCCCTCGCATGGAAGGACTGGGGGTTTGACTGTGGGGTGCTTCCAGCCGGAATGACACGCGCTGGTGAGAGAGTGATGCCAATGTTGAGGCCCTGGAAGGGGGGGAAAGGAACATGGCCCCCAACACACGTGCCCATGACCTCCTGTCCCTGGAACTCAGATTTGGGGGCAGGAACTGGGCTAGGCCAGGGCTATAAATACAGCTGGGAGGGGTAGGGGGACTCAGGTTACGGAGGCCACAGCTGTCCCCGTCACAGAGGGCTGGCAGGAGACAAGTGGCCTTGCCCGTCTCTGTGTTTCAGTATCTCCTGCTCCTCACCGGTCATGACTGCCCCCACTACCATCTCCCTTCCTGTTCACAGGTCCTCCTCTCTCTTCCATTCCGTCATCTGCTCTCTCAGGGTCCCTGTCCCTCCTCCGTGGCAttgcctctccctctccctctgggCTTTCGTCCCGCTCTCATCTGAGTGTCTGTCCTCCACCCAAGTCTgtgtccctctctctcccctgtgCCCTCTCCCCTAAATCTCTGGCCCCTCCTTTCTGAGTTCCTGCCCTTTGCCCAATTCTTTGGTTTTTCATCCTCCTCTGCCCCTTGCCTCAGTCAAGGTGTCTCCTCCCCATCTCTGGCATccacctctctgggtctctgtcccccacTCTCTCGGAGTCTCTGTCCACCTCTCCCTGGGTCTCTGTCCTCCTCTCCCTGGGTCtctgtcctcctctctctctgggtttccctccctctctctctgggtctctattcctctctctgtaggtctctgtctctctctctctgagtctctgtccccctctctggGTATATGTCCCcatctctctctgggtctctgtccccttCTCCTTGGATCTCTGCCCCTTTCTCTGGATCTCTGTTCCCCTCTCTTTCTGGGTCTCAGTTcccccctctctctgggtctctgtcacCCTCTCTCTTGGAGTCTCTGTCCACCTTTCCCTGGGTCTCCATCCCCCTCTATCTCTGGGTATCAgtccccctctctctgggtcgctgtccccctctctctccctgggtctctgtcccctctctctgggtctctgtccccctctccctgggtctctgtccctctctgtgtctctgtctccctttctctgggtctctgtccccctctctctgggtctctgtccccctctccctgggtctctgtccctctctgtgtctctgtctccctttctctgggtctctgtccccctctctctgggtctctgtccccctctccctgggtctctgtccctctctgtgtctctgtctccctttctctgggtctctgtccccctctctctgggtctctgtccccctctccctgggtctctgtccctctctgtgtctctgtctccctttctctgggtctctgtccccctctctctgggtctctctccccctctccctgggtctctgtctccctttctctgggtctctgtcccctctccctggtctctgtctccatctctctccctgggtctctgtcccccactctctgggtctctgtcccccacTCTCTGGGTCTCTGTACACCCCtccctgggtctctgtccccGTCTCTGTCcggctctctcttcccctctccctgggtctctgtccctctctgtctatCCCTGggtctctctccccctctccctgggtctctctccccctctccctgggtctctctccccctctccctgggtctctctccctctctgtctatCCCTGGGTCCTTGCTGCCCCACCTTCTGATTCTCTGTCCCCTAAGTCTTTGTCTCCCTCTTTTTGGGTTAAATTGTCCCCTCCCTGTCTGGCATCCTCCGAGTCTCTGTTCCCTCTCCGCCACTGGCCCCCAACTCCTTCTGTCCCCATCTCGCTCTTGCCCTCAGAGTCTCCCCTACCTGTCTCTGGCCCCCCACAGCCCCTGGCCCGGGCCTCTGCACCCCCTAGGTCGCTGTCCCTCTGTCCCCTTATCGCGGCCTGGGACCCGCCCTCTCCCCGCCTCCCGCTTTGGCGTCTCCAAGACTCCCCGCCCCCCAGACCTCGCCCCGCCCTAGGCTGGGCTGGAAAGTGGAGGATCCGGTTTGCCCTGGGCGGGTCTGGAAGCAGAGCAGGCCGAAGGAGCGCCGGGGCCCTGGGCTGCTGGAGGTTGCGGCGGCCGCGGCAGCATGGTGGTGTCAGAGAAGGAGCAGGTGAGCGCCGGACCCGGGTCTGCGGGAGCGTGGAGCTGGGGACCTGGCCTCCAGGCTCCCAGCGCTGGACACCCAGATTCCTGGGTCAGACGAAGGAGGGGGATGGGAGGGTCCGGGTTCCAGGGTCCCTGGCATGGGGGTCGAGATTCCTGAGTCTGGAGCAGGAGGGCGCTGGGGGCCCGGACTCCTGTGTCCGTGGGGAGCGCACAGGGTGGGTGGCTCTGTGTCCCATAGGACAGAACTGGgtgccccccaccccacttccACCCCTACACTTGTTTCTGTCCCCAGAGCTGGATCCCCAAGATCTTCAAGAAGAAGACCTGTACGACGTTCATAGTTGACTCCACAGATCCGGGGTGAGGAGTTCGCCCCTGGACTGACCCCAGAGGGTCCGCAGCCCGCTGACCCCGCCCGCGGATGGCCACGCCCCGGCCACGCCCCTTCCCCATTCCAGGACTCGGGGACCTTCCCAAGGGCGTTCGCTGCCGGCTCTCTGCCTCTAGGAGCGTTTGGGTCTGTGTAGACACCCCCCACTCCCCGTTCGCTATTCTCGCGCTCAGGGTCAGTGTAGACGCTCAAGGGCTCGGTTCTGCTTCTTTCCTCCCCGATGTCTCTTCTGTGTGCCTTTGGCTCTTCGTGtcactttctgtgtctctgtctttcccttttgggtatttctgtttcattcattaatttattcgttcattcattcatccatccatgcaagAAACCCTCACTCAGCGCTCCCAAGGGAGGAGGTCCCTTTAGCCTAATTCAGCGGCCCTGCCAGGGTTCAAATTTCCCAGGGACACGTGCTGCGTGGCTTTGGGCAAATCATTTCACCTCTTTGGGTCCTGTTTCTCATGTGGGCAGGAAAAGAGGCTTGATCTCCCggggttattatgaggattaaacaagttaatGCTTATGATATTCCTGGCACAGTGCTCAGCAAGAACGCTGGCAAGTATCTGCAGCTCCCACTGGGAGGTGGCAATTATTACCGCGGGCAGGCGCTGTGCTTGGTGGCCGGGGACACCACTTGAGCTAGATAGGGTGTATGCGTCGGTGAGGAGCTCCTGCCTTTCAGTCATGGCCTCTCAAGCGGATCCAggctttctagtttttttcttttttttatttttttgagacggagtctcgctctgtcgcccaggctggagcgcagtggctcatctctgttcactgcaagctccgcctcccgggttcacgccattctcctgcttcagccttccgagtggctgggactacaggcgcccacaaccgcgcccggctaatttttttgtattttagtagagacggggtttcaccgtgttagccaggatggtctcgatctcctaacctcgtgatccgcccacctcgacctcccaaagtgctggaattacaggcgtgagccaccgcgtccggccaaattttttttttttttttttttttttttttttttagtaaagacgaggtttctccgtgttagccaggatagtctcgatcccctgacctcatgatctgcccgcctcggcctcccaaggcgctgggattacaggcgtgagccaccgcacctggcccaggctttctagtttttttttttttttttttttgagacagagtctggctttgtcacccaggctggagtgcagtggcgcgatctcggctcactgcaacatccaccttctgggttcaagcagttctcgtgcctcagcctcccgaatagctgggattacaggtgcccaccaccacacccagctaattttttgtattttagtagagatggggtttcaccctgttgcccaggttggtcttgaactcttgacctcaggcaatccacctgccttggcttcccaaagtactgggattacaggtgtaagccactgcgcccagccctctaGTTGTTTTTCAAGACAGTTTTTGGGGTAGGGGAAGTATCCACATTCCTACTTCAGTGTGTATTTTGTTAGGATTATATATTAGTGCAGTATTGCTTGTCAATTGTGGATAAATAAACAGATATGCGCTTGTTGGATGTGAGTGCTCAAAACCTTTCTACTGATGGGGCAGTGTGGTCAAGACAATTTAGGAAACTCTGGTCTGGCCTGAGGAGGAAGAAATGCAGAGGATAATTATAGTAAGGCAAGGGGTGCAGCTCCCGAGGACGAGCCACTGGGCTCTGTGGGAGCCGGAAGGAGGTGTCTGTTTAAGACTGGGAGGGGACACAGGGTGTCACTAATGGTTTCTGGAGGAGGAAGAGTGGCTAGTGAGGTGACATTTGAAAGTGGGCTGGAGAGAGGCCCATGGAAAGCgatttggggccgggcgtggtggctcacacctgtcatcccaacaatttgggaggccgaggcaggtggatcacctgaggtcaggagtttgagaccagcttggctaacatggtgcaatcccgtctctactaaaaatacaaaaattagctgggcgtgttggcgcacacctgtaatctcagctacttaggaggcaggagaattgcttaaacctgggagacgggGGCTatagggagctgagatcatgtcactgtactccagcctgggtgacagagcaagactccatctcaaaaaaaaaaaaaataaaaagaaagaaagaaagaaagtgatttGAACAGCATGTACAAAGTCCTTGCTAAGGACCATATGGTTCAGCTTGAATATGAATCAAAGTTCAGGGTGCAGGGAGCACTGTCAAGAGAGAAGAGGCTGCAGACGAGGGCACGGCCAGAGCTTGCAGGGTGTCAGAGGCCACCCTAAGGGGCTAGGACCTTGTCCTGGGGAGCTGGGGCATCACTGCAGTGGTGGGGTTGGCTCTGGGTATGGAAAAACCTTCTGGGACTGGGAAAGGATGAACAGGAGCTCTGGAGGAGTCTGGATAGAGGGTCTGAGTGGGAGGCGTAGTGGCCTAAGCCAGGTCAGGGCTTTTGGGACACAGAGAGGAGGGGATGGGGCAAAGATTCAGGGAGCGGGAAGGCAGAGCTTGGGGACTGATGAATATGGGGAGAGAGGGGGTGCCCCCATCGGTGGATGGCTACCGGACATACGGTCTGCTGACTGGGACACAGTGGGGCTGTCCCCGAGATGGAGCTCAGGAGGGCGAGCAGGTTTGGGAAATGCCGCTAAGTGTGATGTGGGACTCTGTGCATATGAGTGGCCTAGGGGGAGCCAGGGGCATGTGGAGACTGAGACTTGGGAAAGGTCTGGACTAATGTCCAGGATCTGAGAGGTCCGAGTTGTAGATGGTAATTGAAACTGGAAATAGGTAAGACATCACAGGGAAAACAACGTGTAAAGTCAGGGGAGTTGCAAACTGGCAATTCTATAgccaattttttgtgtgtgtgtgtgtgtgtgtgtgtgtgtgtgtttggaatagcatttatttatttatttatttatttttttgagacggagtctcgctttgtcgcccaggctggagtgcagtggccggatctcagctcactgcaagctccgcctccccggtttacgccattctcctgcctcagcctcccgagtagctgggactacaggcgcccaccacctcgcccggctagttttttgtattttttagtagagacggggtttcaccatattagccaggatggtctcgatctcctgacctcgtgatccgcccatctcggcctcccaaagtgctgggattacaggcttgagccaccgcgcccggcctagaatagcatttaaaaatatctgtcttctgtctctctttttttttttttttgagacaggatctcgctctgttgtccatgctggattggcacaatcatggttcactgcagccttgacctgctgggctcaagcaatcctcccacatgagcctcctgagtagctgggaccacaggcttgcaccaccatgcttggctaatttaaaaaattgtttttgtagagaccgggtctcCTGTTAATATCAgaccaggctggtatcgaacttttagactcaagtgatcctcctgcctcatcccgcctgccaaagtgctggaattacaggcgagacccaccatacccggctacctctttttttttttttttttttttttttttgagaccgagtctccctctgtcacacaggctggagtgcagtggtgcgatctcagctcactgcaacctccacctcctgggttcaagcgattttcctgcctcagcctcccgagtaactgagattacaggcgcccaccaccatgcctggctaatttttgtagttttaatagagataatgtttcaccatgttgaccaggctgatctcaaactcctgacctcaagtgatccacctacctgggcctcccaacgtgctgggattacaggcatgagccaccgtacctggccctgGCTACTTCTTTCTGTTGAGTTACTTGCCTGGCCTCTGCGCGCATTGAGTTTGAGAATCATGTAGGGAAGGCTTGCACTGGGAACATCTACACTAAAGGGaagtgaaaaggaaggaaaagccaCAAACAAGCCAGGCATGaaggagctggggctgggaggaaggCCAGAGGGGCACGCATATCCTGCCAAGGAAAAGGTTTTCCAGAATGAGAGCCTTTCAGCTGTGGCCAGGGCCACTTGTGATACAGTCAGATGAAACCTGAATAAGGGCCGTTGTATATGGAGCCAGGCAGGTAATTGATGATTTTAATCAAGAataatttcaggccaggcacggtggctcacagctataatcgcactactttgggaggccaaggtgggctgatcacttgaggtcaggagttggagaccagcctggccaacgtggtaaaaccccatctccactaaaaatacaaaaactagccaggcactgtggcacatgcctgtaatcccagctgcttaggaggctgaggcacgagaatcgcttgagcccaggtggcagaggttgtagtgagccgagatcgtaccactgcattctagcctgggagacagagtgagactccatctcaaaaaataaaaataaaaaaaaaagaacaatttatttcagtttctgtGGCTCCACCGAGGAAAGAGGGCAGGAGGCAAGGTGTGCAGAAGGAATAGCTCATAGCACTGAACATCAGAATTTTCCACGATTTTGGAAACGTTCTATATCCACATCCAGTACAGCAGTCCTGGCCACAGCGGGGCTACTGGGCACTTGGAATATGGTCATTGTTCCTgaagaactgatttttttttttttttttttttttttttgagacggagtctcgctctgtcgcccaggctggagtgcagtggcgcgatcttggctcactgcaacctccacctcccgggttcacaccattctcctgcctcagcctcccaagtagctgggactacaggctcccgccaccacgccgagctgattttttgtattttagtagagacagggtttcaccgtgttggccaggctggtctcaaactcctgacctcaggtgatccaccctccttggcctcccaaagtgctgggattataggcacgaaccactgcacctggcctgaattttttatttgatttaattttaacttattaGAACAGAAAGAGCTCCATGGCTATAAAGAACCCCATGCAGCCatcatattggacagcacaggcTCTGGATTATTCCTTGaagacct is a genomic window containing:
- the HRC gene encoding sarcoplasmic reticulum histidine-rich calcium-binding protein isoform X7, whose protein sequence is MGHRRPWLHTAVLWAGVASLLLPPAMTQQLRGAGLGFSNWNNNAGVTGLSQEASAELGHHLHSPRNHPDGNKDVSTENGHHFWSHPDRDKEDEDVPKEYEHLLPGHRSQDHEVGDEDVSGEEVFAQHGGQARGHRGHGSEDTEDSAEHRHHLPSHRSHSHQDEDEDEVVSSEHRHHILRHGHRGHDGEDDEGEEDEEEEEEEEVSTEYRHQAYRHRDHRSEEDEDVSDGHHHHGPSHRHQGHEEDDDDDDDVSTEYGHQAHRHRGHRSEEDEDVSDGHHHHGPSHRHQGHKEEEDDDDDVSTEYGHQAHRHRGHRSEEDEDVSDGHHHHGPSHRHQGHEEDDDDDDDDDDDDDDDDVSTEYRHQAHRHRGHGSEEDEDVSDGHHHHGPSHRHRGHKEEDDDDDDVSTEYGHQAHRHQDHRKEKDEPVSGEHNNHVPDHRHQGHRDEEEDEDVSTEHWHQGPQRVHHGLVDEEEEEEEITVQFSHRVASHQPQGHKSEEEDFQDEYKTDVPHHHHHRVPREEDEEVSAELAHQVPNHRQSHQDGETGHGQRGSIKEMSHHPPGHTVVKDRSHLREDDSEEEKEKEEDPGSHEEDDESSEQGAKGTHHGSPDQEDEEDEEEGHGLSLNQEEEEKENKQEEEEEEEERREERAEVGAPLSRDHSEEEEEGLEEDEPHFTIIPNPLDGREEAGGASSEEESGEDTGPQDAQEYGNYQPGSLCGYCSFCNRCTECENCHCDEENMGEHCDQCQHCQFCYLCPLVCETVCTPGEHRRCLTSGVLLSRALADMLETPEP
- the HRC gene encoding sarcoplasmic reticulum histidine-rich calcium-binding protein isoform X11, with translation MGHRRPWLHTAVLWAGVASLLLPPAMTQQLRGAGLGFSNWNNNAGVTGLSQEASAELGHHLHSPRNHPDGNKDVSTENGHHFWSHPDRDKEDEDVPKEYEHLLPGHRSQDHEVGDEDVSGEEVFAQHGGQARGHRGHGSEDTEDSAEHRHHLPSHRSHSHQDEDEDEVVSSEHRHHILRHGHRGHDGEDDEGEEDEEEEEEEEVSTEYRHQAYRHRDHRSEEDEDVSDGHHHHGPSHRHQGHEEDDDDDDDVSTEYGHQAHRHRGHRSEEDEDVSDGHHHHGPSHRHQGHKEEEDDDDDVSTEYQGHEEDDDDDDDVTTEYGHQAHRHRGHGSEEDEDVSDGHHHHGPSHRHRGHKEEDDDDDDVSTEYGHQAHRHQDHRKEKDEPVSGEHNNHVPDHRHQGHRDEEEDEDVSTEHWHQGPQRVHHGLVDEEEEEEEITVQFSHRVASHQPQGHKSEEEDFQDEYKTDVPHHHHHRVPREEDEEVSAELAHQVPNHRQSHQDGETGHGQRGSIKEMSHHPPGHTVVKDRSHLREDDSEEEKEKEEDPGSHEEDDESSEQGAKGTHHGSPDQEDEEDEEEGHGLSLNQEEEEKENKQEEEEEEEERREERAEVGAPLSRDHSEEEEEGLEEDEPHFTIIPNPLDGREEAGGASSEEESGEDTGPQDAQEYGNYQPGSLCGYCSFCNHCQFCYLCPLVCETVCTPGSYVDYFSSSLYQALADMLETPEP
- the HRC gene encoding sarcoplasmic reticulum histidine-rich calcium-binding protein isoform X12; protein product: MGHRRPWLHTAVLWAGVASLLLPPAMTQQLRGAGLGFSNWNNNAGVTGLSQEASAELGHHLHSPRNHPDGNKDVSTENGHHFWSHPDRDKEDEDVPKEYEHLLPGHRSQDHEVGDEDVSGEEVFAQHGGQARGHRGHGSEDTEDSAEHRHHLPSHRSHSHQDEDEDEVVSSEHRHHILRHGHRGHDGEDDEGEEDEEEEEEEEDVSTEYGHQAHRHRGHRSEEDEDVSDGHHHHGPSHRHQGHEEDDDDDDDDDDDDDDDDVSTEYRHQAHRHRGHGSEEDEDVSDGHHHHGPSHRHRGHKEEDDDDDDVSTEYGHQAHRHQDHRKEKDEPVSGEHNNHVPDHRHQGHRDEEEDEDVSTEHWHQGPQRVHHGLVDEEEEEEEITVQFSHRVASHQPQGHKSEEEDFQDEYKTDVPHHHHHRVPREEDEEVSAELAHQVPNHRQSHQDGETGHGQRGSIKEMSHHPPGHTVVKDRSHLREDDSEEEKEKEEDPGSHEEDDESSEQGAKGTHHGSPDQEDEEDEEEGHGLSLNQEEEEKENKQEEEEEEEERREERAEVGAPLSRDHSEEEEEGLEEDEPHFTIIPNPLDGREEAGGASSEEESGEDTGPQDAQEYGNYQPGSLCGYCSFCNRCTECENCHCDEENMGEHCDQCQHCQFCYLCPLVCETVCTPGSYVDYFSSSLYQALADMLETPEP
- the HRC gene encoding sarcoplasmic reticulum histidine-rich calcium-binding protein isoform X8; translation: MGHRRPWLHTAVLWAGVASLLLPPAMTQQLRGAGLGFSNWNNNAGVTGLSQEASAELGHHLHSPRNHPDGNKDVSTENGHHFWSHPDRDKEDEDVPKEYEHLLPGHRSQDHEVGDEDVSGEEVFAQHGGQARGHRGHGSEDTEDSAEHRHHLPSHRSHSHQDEDEDEVVSSEHRHHILRHGHRGHDGEDDEGEEDEEEEEEEEVSTEYRHQAYRHRDHRSEEDEDVSDGHHHHGPSHRHQGHEEDDDDDDDVSTEYGHQAHRHRGHRSEEDEDVSDGHHHHGPSHRHQGHKEEEDDDDDVSTEYGHQAHRHRGHRSEEDEDVSDGHHHHGPSHRHQGHEEDDDDDDDDDDDDDDDDVSTEYRHQAHRHRGHGSEEDEDVSDGHHHHGPSHRHRGHKEEDDDDDDVSTEYGHQAHRHQDHRKEKDEPVSGEHNNHVPDHRHQGHRDEEEDEDVSTEHWHQGPQRVHHGLVDEEEEEEEITVQFSHRVASHQPQGHKSEEEDFQDEYKTDVPHHHHHRVPREEDEEVSAELAHQVPNHRQSHQDGETGHGQRGSIKEMSHHPPGHTVVKDRSHLREDDSEEEKEKEEDPGSHEEDDESSEQGAKGTHHGSPDQEDEEDEEEGHGLSLNQEEEEKENKQEEEEEEEERREERAEVGAPLSRDHSEEEEEGLEEDEPHFTIIPNPLDGREEAGGASSEEESGEDTGPQDAQEYGNYQPGSLCGYCSFCNRCTECENCHCDEENMGEHCDQCQHCQFCYLCPLVCETVCTPGSYVDYFSSSLYQALADMLETPEP
- the HRC gene encoding sarcoplasmic reticulum histidine-rich calcium-binding protein isoform X1 is translated as MGHRRPWLHTAVLWAGVASLLLPPAMTQQLRGAGLGFSNWNNNAGVTGLSQEASAELGHHLHSPRNHPDGNKDVSTENGHHFWSHPDRDKEDEDVPKEYEHLLPGHRSQDHEVGDEDVSGEEVFAQHGGQARGHRGHGSEDTEDSAEHRHHLPSHRSHSHQDEDEDEVVSSEHRHHILRHGHRGHDGEDDEGEEDEEEEEEEEVSTEYRHQAYRHRDHRSEEDEDVSDGHHHHGPSHRHQGHEEDDDDDDDVSTEYGHQAHRHRGHRSEEDEDVSDGHHHHGPSHRHQGHKEEEDDDDDVSTEYGHQAHRHRGHRSEEDEDVSDGHHHHGPSHRHQGHEEDDDDDDDDDDDDDDDDVSTEYRHQAHRHRGHGSEEDEDVSDGHHHHGPSHRYQGHEEDDDDDDDVTTEYGHQAHRHRGHGSEEDEDVSDGHHHHGPSHRHRGHKEEDDDDDDVSTEYGHQAHRHQDHRKEKDEPVSGEHNNHVPDHRHQGHRDEEEDEDVSTEHWHQGPQRVHHGLVDEEEEEEEITVQFSHRVASHQPQGHKSEEEDFQDEYKTDVPHHHHHRVPREEDEEVSAELAHQVPNHRQSHQDGETGHGQRGSIKEMSHHPPGHTVVKDRSHLREDDSEEEKEKEEDPGSHEEDDESSEQGAKGTHHGSPDQEDEEDEEEGHGLSLNQEEEEKENKQEEEEEEEERREERAEVGAPLSRDHSEEEEEGLEEDEPHFTIIPNPLDGREEAGGASSEEESGEDTGPQDAQEYGNYQPGSLCGYCSFCNRCTECENCHCDEENMGEHCDQCQHCQFCYLCPLVCETVCTPGEHRRCLTSGVLLSRALADMLETPEP
- the HRC gene encoding sarcoplasmic reticulum histidine-rich calcium-binding protein isoform X9, producing MGHRRPWLHTAVLWAGVASLLLPPAMTQQLRGAGLGFSNWNNNAGVTGLSQEASAELGHHLHSPRNHPDGNKDVSTENGHHFWSHPDRDKEDEDVPKEYEHLLPGHRSQDHEVGDEDVSGEEVFAQHGGQARGHRGHGSEDTEDSAEHRHHLPSHRSHSHQDEDEDEVVSSEHRHHILRHGHRGHDGEDDEGEEDEEEEEEEEVSTEYRHQAYRHRDHRSEEDEDVSDGHHHHGPSHRHQGHEEDDDDDDDVSTEYGHQAHRHRGHRSEEDEDVSDGHHHHGPSHRHQGHKEEEDDDDDVSTEYGHQAHRHRGHRSEEDEDVSDGHHHHGPSHRHQGHEEDDDDDDDDDDDDDDDDVSTEYRHQAHRHRGHGSEEDEDVSDGHHHHGPSHRHRGHKEEDDDDDDVSTEYGHQAHRHQDHRKEKDEPVSGEHNNHVPDHRHQGHRDEEEDEDVSTEHWHQGPQRVHHGLVDEEEEEEEITVQFSHRVASHQPQGHKSEEEDFQDEYKTDVPHHHHHRVPREEDEEVSAELAHQVPNHRQSHQDGETGHGQRGSIKEMSHHPPGHTVVKDRSHLREDDSEEEKEKEEDPGSHEEDDESSEQGAKGTHHGSPDQEDEEDEEEGHGLSLNQEEEEKENKQEEEEEEEERREERAEVGAPLSRDHSEEEEEGLEEDEPHFTIIPNPLDGREEAGGASSEEESGEDTGPQDAQEYGNYQPGSLCGYCSFCNRCTECENCHCDEENMGEHCDQCQHCQFCYLCPLVCETVCTPAV